In Vibrio sp. 10N, the following proteins share a genomic window:
- the cysC gene encoding adenylyl-sulfate kinase — translation MTSPYIEKDTQNEKSSDVVWHLASVSHNERVSQLGQKPAILWFTGLSGSGKSTIANAVDKMLFDLGIKTYLLDGDNIRHGLNGDLGFSDSDRVENIRRVSEVAKLFVDAGIIVSTAFISPFTSDRKIARDLVDSSQFIEIFIDTPLDICEARDPKGLYKKARAGEIKHFTGISSAYEEPKAPEIHVKCGEKSIEQCAIQIVEYLRENNYIK, via the coding sequence ATGACTTCACCATATATCGAGAAAGACACTCAGAATGAAAAATCAAGTGATGTCGTCTGGCACCTAGCTTCAGTAAGCCACAACGAGCGCGTGTCGCAACTCGGACAAAAGCCCGCGATTTTGTGGTTTACGGGACTGAGTGGCTCAGGAAAATCAACGATCGCTAACGCTGTTGACAAGATGTTATTTGATCTAGGTATCAAAACGTACCTCTTAGATGGCGATAATATTCGCCATGGCTTGAATGGTGATCTAGGTTTTAGTGACAGTGATCGAGTAGAAAATATCCGTCGCGTGAGTGAAGTTGCAAAGCTCTTTGTTGACGCAGGTATCATAGTTTCAACTGCCTTTATTTCCCCTTTTACTTCTGACAGAAAAATTGCGAGGGATCTTGTTGACTCATCTCAGTTTATTGAGATTTTTATTGATACACCTCTCGACATTTGCGAAGCTCGCGACCCGAAAGGCTTGTACAAGAAAGCTCGAGCAGGTGAAATCAAACACTTTACAGGTATATCGTCGGCTTATGAGGAGCCAAAAGCTCCTGAGATACACGTAAAGTGCGGAGAAAAAAGCATCGAGCAATGTGCGATTCAAATCGTAGAGTATCTTCGAGAAAACAATTACATAAAGTAA
- the cysN gene encoding sulfate adenylyltransferase subunit CysN, with amino-acid sequence MSHTSNLIAEDIQEYLRVHENKDLLRFLTCGSVDDGKSTLIGRLLYDSKMIFEDHMSAIEKDSKRFNTTNEEFDLALLVDGLQSEREQGITIDVAYRYFSTEQRKFIIADTPGHEQYTRNMATGASTCDLAIILIDARHGVQVQTRRHSYICSLLGIKHIIVAVNKMDIVDYDQDVYKKIKDDYREFAKDLEFTDVRFVPISALKGDNVVNESEHMPWYPGSPLMKLLNSVNIHRGGFEPFRFPVQYVNRPNLDFRGFAGTVAAGDIRVGDSVVALPSGKQSKVKSIVTFDGDLEKAHVDQAVTITLEDEIDISRGDMLVRPHEQPQSSQIVDADVVWMAEEPLHVDRQYEIKVGAKSVFGEVQSIYHKVDVNTMEKEEANQLALNEIGHCQITFTEAVTFDAYNENRSTGAFIIIDRLTNITVGAGMIRNAHKSLISAQAPSEYSEFELELNKLVTKHFPHWGAKKLK; translated from the coding sequence ATGTCACACACATCAAATCTAATCGCTGAAGATATCCAAGAATATCTTCGCGTTCACGAAAACAAAGATCTGCTGCGTTTTTTAACGTGCGGCAGCGTTGATGATGGTAAATCAACACTGATTGGTCGACTTCTGTATGATTCAAAGATGATTTTTGAAGATCATATGTCAGCGATCGAAAAAGACTCAAAGCGCTTCAATACCACCAACGAAGAGTTCGACTTGGCGCTCTTAGTGGATGGTCTACAATCTGAACGAGAGCAAGGTATCACTATTGATGTTGCATATCGCTACTTCTCTACAGAACAACGTAAGTTTATCATCGCAGACACTCCAGGACACGAGCAGTACACCCGTAACATGGCCACAGGAGCTTCTACGTGTGACCTTGCAATCATCTTGATTGATGCTCGACACGGTGTACAAGTCCAAACTCGTCGTCACAGCTATATTTGTTCATTGCTAGGCATCAAGCATATCATTGTTGCCGTGAACAAGATGGATATTGTGGACTACGACCAAGATGTCTACAAAAAAATTAAAGATGACTACCGTGAGTTTGCAAAAGATTTAGAGTTCACAGATGTGCGCTTTGTGCCTATTTCTGCGCTAAAGGGCGATAACGTGGTCAACGAGAGTGAGCATATGCCGTGGTATCCTGGCTCCCCTCTTATGAAGCTTCTAAACTCGGTCAACATTCATCGTGGTGGTTTTGAACCGTTCCGATTCCCAGTTCAATATGTAAACCGCCCTAACCTAGACTTCCGCGGCTTCGCAGGAACAGTCGCTGCCGGGGACATTCGTGTCGGCGATTCTGTTGTGGCACTGCCTTCGGGCAAACAAAGTAAAGTAAAATCGATTGTAACTTTTGATGGCGACCTTGAAAAAGCACACGTCGATCAAGCGGTAACTATTACTCTGGAAGATGAAATCGATATTAGCCGTGGTGACATGCTGGTACGACCGCATGAGCAACCGCAATCTAGTCAAATCGTTGATGCTGATGTTGTGTGGATGGCAGAGGAACCATTGCACGTTGATCGTCAGTATGAAATTAAGGTCGGTGCCAAATCAGTCTTTGGGGAAGTGCAAAGCATTTATCATAAAGTTGATGTCAACACGATGGAGAAAGAGGAGGCCAATCAGCTCGCTCTGAATGAGATTGGCCATTGCCAAATTACCTTTACCGAGGCTGTGACTTTTGATGCGTATAATGAAAACCGCTCGACTGGAGCCTTCATTATCATCGATAGACTCACTAACATCACTGTTGGTGCGGGCATGATTCGCAATGCCCATAAAAGTCTAATTTCAGCACAAGCACCGAGTGAGTACTCTGAGTTTGAACTGGAACTGAATAAGCTCGTGACTAAGCACTTCCCACATTGGGGAGCTAAGAAACTGAAATAG
- the cysD gene encoding sulfate adenylyltransferase subunit CysD encodes MENNRLTHLKALEAESIQIMREVAAEFDNPVMLYSIGKDSSVLLHLARKAFYPGKIPFPLMHVDTNWKFKEMIEFRDRLAEEYGFDLIVHKNQRGLDMDISPFVHGSAKHTDIMKTESLKQALDKHGFDAAFGGARRDEEKSRAKERVYSFRDKNHRWDPKNQRPELWNIYNSKVEKGESIRVFPLSNWTELDIWQYIYLENIEIVPLYLSAPRPVVERDGTLIMVDDERMPLKEGEEPEMKMVRFRTLGCYPLTGAVESEAQTLPEIIQEMLLCTTSERQGRVIDHDSAGSMEKKKMEGYF; translated from the coding sequence ATGGAAAACAATAGACTTACCCACCTTAAGGCTTTAGAAGCTGAATCCATTCAAATAATGCGCGAAGTTGCCGCTGAATTTGATAACCCAGTCATGCTTTACTCCATCGGTAAAGACTCATCGGTTCTACTACATTTAGCGCGAAAAGCGTTTTACCCAGGAAAGATCCCTTTTCCGCTAATGCACGTTGACACTAACTGGAAATTTAAAGAAATGATTGAGTTTCGTGACCGACTGGCAGAAGAGTATGGTTTCGATCTCATCGTACATAAAAACCAACGCGGACTGGACATGGATATCAGCCCGTTTGTTCACGGTAGTGCAAAGCACACAGATATCATGAAAACAGAGTCGCTCAAGCAAGCTCTAGACAAGCATGGCTTTGATGCGGCATTCGGCGGCGCAAGACGCGACGAAGAAAAATCGCGAGCTAAAGAGCGCGTTTACTCGTTCCGAGATAAGAACCATCGCTGGGATCCGAAAAACCAACGTCCAGAACTTTGGAATATCTACAACTCTAAGGTAGAAAAAGGCGAGAGCATCCGTGTATTCCCGCTTTCTAACTGGACAGAGCTCGATATTTGGCAGTACATCTATCTGGAAAATATTGAAATTGTTCCTCTTTACCTCTCTGCTCCGCGCCCTGTTGTCGAGCGAGACGGTACTCTGATTATGGTCGATGATGAGCGTATGCCACTTAAAGAGGGCGAAGAACCAGAAATGAAAATGGTTCGCTTCCGTACACTTGGGTGTTACCCACTGACTGGCGCCGTTGAATCTGAAGCGCAAACGCTGCCTGAAATTATCCAAGAAATGCTTCTTTGTACCACTTCTGAGCGCCAAGGGCGCGTCATCGACCACGATTCTGCTGGCTCGATGGAGAAAAAGAAGATGGAAGGTTATTTTTAG
- a CDS encoding four helix bundle protein, whose translation MNYERLDVWRKSVALTTEIYSLMKDNRDFGFKDQICRSSVSVPSNIAEGCERLSRKEKAHFLAIAKGSLGELKTQVIIANNIGYIAPEPAMKLKHECDTIGRMLGALIKRTQGT comes from the coding sequence ATGAACTATGAAAGGCTTGATGTTTGGCGTAAAAGCGTCGCACTGACTACTGAAATTTATTCTTTAATGAAAGATAACCGTGATTTTGGGTTTAAAGATCAGATCTGTCGTAGTTCTGTCTCTGTACCAAGCAATATCGCAGAAGGCTGCGAACGCTTATCGCGCAAAGAAAAAGCTCACTTCTTAGCCATAGCGAAAGGCTCTCTTGGCGAGTTAAAAACCCAAGTCATCATTGCAAACAATATTGGCTACATTGCTCCAGAACCGGCAATGAAACTCAAGCATGAATGCGACACTATCGGTCGTATGTTAGGTGCTTTAATCAAAAGAACTCAAGGAACATAA
- the wecA gene encoding UDP-N-acetylglucosamine--undecaprenyl-phosphate N-acetylglucosaminephosphotransferase yields the protein MLTTTAGVLTVSTLSLLSMRKAALHYGFVDSPCSRKRHSGEIPLVGGASLFVSVVFICLAQPILVPMSYDYLIGGALLVLVGMFDDKYDISASLRLVLMLFLAIWLANVGGHSINNLGDLAGSGKLDIKSFSVAFTAVALIGCITAFNMVDGADGLLSVLASVTFLGLAAIFYASGELNLTYFCLLFVLAMVPYAICNLDIIPNRSLRVFMGDSGSFLIGFTVIWLMIAATKTSGEPSAEPIMRPVTALWLVAVPLMDMAMVMLRRMKNRRSPFSADRLHLHHICTRLKMGRYQSLLIIGGISLAHALVGIAGELLQVRESIMLALFLLSFSLYVISISYVWKFTTFLRHRLNIH from the coding sequence GTGCTTACAACGACAGCTGGTGTGCTCACGGTATCAACCTTGAGCCTGTTATCAATGCGCAAAGCCGCTTTACATTATGGTTTTGTGGATAGCCCATGCAGCAGAAAAAGGCATTCAGGTGAAATACCGCTAGTGGGTGGCGCTTCTCTGTTCGTTTCTGTTGTTTTTATCTGCTTGGCACAGCCCATACTCGTTCCCATGAGCTATGACTACCTTATTGGGGGAGCGCTTTTAGTCCTCGTCGGTATGTTCGATGACAAGTATGATATTTCAGCGAGCTTGAGACTTGTCTTGATGCTCTTCTTGGCTATTTGGCTTGCAAACGTTGGTGGGCACAGCATAAACAACCTTGGAGACTTGGCGGGATCCGGCAAGCTGGATATAAAAAGCTTTAGCGTTGCGTTCACGGCAGTCGCATTGATAGGGTGCATTACTGCATTCAACATGGTCGATGGCGCTGATGGGCTATTGAGCGTTCTTGCGAGTGTTACTTTTCTTGGTCTAGCGGCAATATTCTATGCCTCTGGTGAGTTGAATCTGACTTACTTTTGTTTGCTGTTTGTCTTGGCAATGGTACCTTATGCCATCTGCAACCTAGATATTATCCCAAACCGCTCTTTACGAGTATTTATGGGTGACTCTGGCAGTTTCCTAATTGGATTTACCGTTATCTGGCTGATGATCGCTGCCACTAAAACGTCCGGAGAGCCTTCAGCAGAACCCATTATGCGGCCTGTTACTGCACTTTGGCTGGTTGCGGTGCCTCTCATGGATATGGCTATGGTGATGTTGCGAAGAATGAAAAACAGACGTTCGCCATTTTCAGCCGATCGTCTGCACTTACATCATATCTGCACGCGACTAAAAATGGGACGTTACCAGAGCCTACTCATAATTGGCGGGATTTCTCTAGCACACGCACTTGTTGGGATAGCCGGAGAATTATTGCAAGTTCGTGAGTCAATCATGCTGGCTCTGTTTCTGTTATCGTTCTCTCTGTATGTTATCTCTATAAGTTATGTATGGAAATTTACTACTTTCCTGAGGCACCGTTTGAATATTCACTAA
- a CDS encoding SLC13 family permease: MLVLIVFILTIAGLIRYQQRPAMVFGVAFMVLFASNAVSANDVLNSMSNQGLLTLVLLMLCSLALEKTRLLRLIATKVLHQSYLQTWLRLFGITATTSAILNNTAVVSTMLAPIRNNPYHPASKLLLPLSYAAILGGTLTLVGTSTNLIVNSLVLDFGLPSLKFFDFTKVGLMLVVACGLTLLICNRWLPAYQQTARESKSYFIDAKVLGGSSLIGQSIQQNGLRHLESLFLVEIVRNGQLISPVTPTERLQENDRLIFSGDINKVMQLSQFDGLKTFAHDNGLPLNNLTEVVVRPESSLLGQSLKKVGFRAKFDAAVVAIRRDGQRISGKLGDSKVMAGDALVLAVGPDFKNRQNLQKNFIVVSGHEPEVMLSGYKELLTCFGFLGTILLSACGVVSLFKGVCLLLGVLLICNCLSVSELLRRFPVDIWLIIATALVLSQAMSNAGGQQVLEHFVQHYLNDLSPLTAVIVVYILTWLLTELVTNNAAAALLFPVALGLSEALGANNTAFIMAVAFGASASFISPYGYQTNLMVFNAGKYRLSDFVKIGAPVSIVYGITTIAGIYWVYGL, encoded by the coding sequence ATGTTGGTACTTATTGTATTTATTCTCACTATTGCGGGGTTGATTCGCTATCAACAAAGACCCGCGATGGTTTTTGGCGTTGCTTTTATGGTGCTGTTTGCATCCAACGCTGTATCCGCTAATGACGTACTCAATAGTATGTCTAACCAGGGACTCCTCACTCTTGTATTGCTAATGCTGTGTTCATTAGCGCTAGAAAAAACTCGCTTACTGCGACTTATCGCAACAAAAGTCCTTCACCAAAGTTACCTTCAAACTTGGCTTCGTCTATTTGGTATCACCGCCACTACTTCAGCCATCCTGAACAATACGGCTGTCGTCTCTACCATGCTCGCCCCGATAAGAAATAACCCTTACCACCCCGCGAGCAAGCTACTTCTTCCACTGTCGTACGCGGCTATTTTGGGCGGTACGCTCACTCTAGTCGGTACATCGACCAATCTCATTGTTAACAGCCTAGTTTTAGATTTTGGACTACCGTCACTGAAATTCTTTGACTTCACCAAAGTCGGGCTTATGTTGGTTGTTGCTTGCGGTTTAACATTACTCATCTGCAACCGCTGGCTACCAGCCTATCAACAGACAGCTAGAGAGTCTAAAAGCTACTTCATTGATGCTAAAGTCCTGGGTGGCTCCAGTCTAATTGGTCAATCCATCCAGCAGAATGGCTTACGTCATCTCGAGTCGTTATTTTTGGTTGAAATAGTTCGTAATGGACAACTGATAAGTCCAGTTACTCCCACTGAGCGATTGCAAGAAAATGATAGACTTATCTTTAGTGGTGATATCAACAAAGTCATGCAATTGAGTCAGTTTGATGGCCTCAAAACCTTCGCGCATGACAATGGTTTACCGCTTAACAACCTTACTGAAGTCGTTGTCAGGCCAGAGAGTAGCCTTCTGGGTCAGTCGCTAAAAAAAGTTGGGTTTCGCGCCAAATTTGACGCTGCCGTAGTGGCCATACGTCGCGATGGGCAAAGGATATCAGGCAAGCTAGGTGACTCTAAAGTCATGGCTGGTGATGCTCTAGTTCTCGCGGTCGGCCCTGACTTTAAAAATCGACAAAACTTACAGAAGAACTTCATCGTTGTCAGCGGGCATGAACCAGAAGTCATGCTTTCAGGTTACAAAGAACTCCTAACCTGCTTCGGTTTTTTAGGTACCATTCTCTTGTCTGCTTGCGGAGTAGTTTCACTGTTTAAGGGCGTTTGTTTACTTCTTGGCGTTCTACTCATTTGTAACTGCTTGAGTGTCTCGGAGTTACTTCGTCGGTTCCCGGTCGATATTTGGTTGATTATTGCTACCGCACTAGTGCTATCTCAGGCCATGTCTAATGCTGGAGGACAGCAAGTTTTAGAACACTTTGTTCAACATTACTTGAATGATCTGTCACCGCTTACTGCTGTTATTGTGGTTTACATTCTTACCTGGCTTCTGACGGAACTGGTCACCAATAATGCAGCGGCTGCCCTGTTGTTCCCTGTTGCACTTGGCTTATCTGAGGCACTTGGAGCGAACAATACGGCTTTCATCATGGCGGTTGCATTTGGTGCTAGCGCTAGCTTCATAAGCCCCTACGGTTATCAAACAAACTTAATGGTATTTAATGCCGGAAAATATAGACTCAGCGACTTCGTAAAAATCGGGGCTCCCGTTAGCATCGTCTACGGCATAACGACGATTGCCGGCATTTATTGGGTATATGGCCTATAG
- a CDS encoding ABC transporter ATP-binding protein: MIRASNLTKFYPSELGNQYIFENLNFTFPSNRNIAILGSNGAGKSTLFRILAGSEYPNKGKVVTDKSISWPVALATGIHPQMTGRENTRFIGRVNGVDNLAEYEEKVRDFAELGIKYDLPVKSYSSGMRSRLAFGCCIAIDFDVYLIDEATSVGDPKFKRKAKQALLDKSRTANVIMVSHDLKEIRQFCDSAVILHQGKLEYFEDLEQALEVYSSL; this comes from the coding sequence ATGATTAGAGCTAGTAACCTTACCAAATTCTATCCTTCAGAGCTTGGGAATCAGTATATTTTTGAGAACCTAAACTTCACCTTCCCGAGCAACCGGAATATCGCTATTTTGGGCTCTAACGGCGCAGGCAAGTCCACGTTATTTAGAATCCTTGCTGGCAGTGAATACCCAAATAAAGGCAAAGTGGTCACTGACAAATCCATTTCTTGGCCTGTCGCCTTGGCGACGGGTATTCACCCACAAATGACCGGACGAGAAAATACCCGCTTTATCGGTCGAGTGAACGGTGTAGACAACCTAGCGGAATACGAAGAAAAAGTTAGAGACTTTGCAGAGCTTGGCATCAAGTACGATCTCCCTGTCAAAAGCTACTCCAGCGGTATGCGTTCTCGCTTGGCCTTTGGGTGTTGCATCGCTATCGATTTTGACGTCTATTTGATTGATGAAGCGACCTCCGTTGGGGACCCCAAATTTAAACGTAAGGCCAAACAGGCGCTATTAGACAAGTCTCGAACAGCGAACGTGATCATGGTGAGCCATGACTTAAAGGAAATTCGACAATTTTGTGACAGCGCCGTTATTCTGCACCAAGGGAAGCTCGAGTACTTCGAGGACTTAGAGCAGGCTTTAGAGGTATATAGCTCACTTTAG
- a CDS encoding rhamnan synthesis F family protein → MNYRAMVKHKLPLAEKLLRKNPMLMRLAVRTESHLIKRQLKKQTKQLQGTVAALSTDQIELLQDAKKQGMFDRKWYEDVQQRVFNSELEAFGDYLSKSRFCGVSPSPAFDNLHYLKANTDVYHSGLPPLAHYLATGSHEGRASRPFLPNWTPTDKLTTPIDIKAIESLNIALCLHVFYDDFLDYYLECLKTFPTKVDVFVSVTSEASKKLAETKLNQCDNVKKLEVAIVPNHGRNFGPLLVEFAEQLMRYDLFAHLHSKKSLYSGRQQTQWADYLGEFLLKDSHRVAQMLTYFAQNKDCGIYYPTSFFMMPDWVNHWLKNKPFKQRFFEEWQIEHHDDFLAYPVGGMFWARPSALKPLLDKTYQYDDFPAEPLPNDGSELHALERCIGLLAEKTGHKQLFYVPELGSFTHDKSFVFSNYVNTKQQLMDKVRPFDIISFDVFDTLVRRSHFVPDYAKLKFGQQLEKEGLVASAHEFVKLRNNAEFEVRKETNFQGDVNIFQVYEKLGQHFDWSAEQAQQYAEVEFGHDLAMIESKDEIVDILNTLIGAGKTVYIISDTYYSEHQIVLMLRKAGVTNGYQLYVSSEMGLRKDNGSMWSYMQGHLKNKGSFVHIGDNAVADAQIPGDFGLANLHILNPLDKWQAAGFDNPLVGKDELNERLIAKWGPMISSFGRYPFFGE, encoded by the coding sequence ATGAACTACCGAGCAATGGTAAAGCACAAATTACCACTGGCAGAAAAACTGCTGCGTAAGAACCCAATGTTAATGCGCTTGGCAGTGAGAACTGAGTCTCACCTCATCAAACGACAACTTAAAAAGCAAACCAAACAGCTGCAAGGCACCGTCGCCGCGCTATCCACCGATCAAATCGAGCTGCTACAAGACGCAAAAAAACAAGGCATGTTCGACCGTAAGTGGTACGAAGATGTCCAACAGCGCGTATTTAATAGCGAACTTGAGGCATTTGGTGACTATCTAAGTAAAAGCCGCTTTTGTGGTGTGAGCCCAAGTCCAGCATTCGATAACCTTCACTACTTAAAAGCCAATACAGATGTCTATCACTCTGGGTTACCACCGCTAGCCCATTATCTCGCTACCGGCAGTCACGAGGGACGAGCTTCACGACCGTTCTTGCCGAACTGGACACCAACCGACAAGCTGACAACCCCTATAGACATCAAGGCGATTGAGTCATTAAATATCGCCCTTTGCCTACATGTGTTTTACGATGACTTTCTCGATTACTATCTCGAATGCCTAAAGACTTTCCCGACAAAAGTAGATGTCTTTGTGTCGGTGACCAGTGAAGCGTCAAAAAAGCTCGCTGAAACGAAGCTAAATCAATGTGATAACGTCAAGAAACTTGAGGTCGCTATTGTGCCGAACCACGGGCGAAATTTCGGGCCGTTACTGGTCGAGTTTGCCGAGCAATTGATGCGGTATGATCTTTTTGCTCACCTCCATTCTAAGAAGTCTCTTTATTCTGGTCGCCAACAAACACAATGGGCAGACTATTTAGGTGAGTTCTTGCTCAAAGACTCGCATCGTGTCGCTCAAATGCTCACGTATTTTGCTCAAAACAAAGACTGCGGCATTTATTACCCAACATCGTTTTTCATGATGCCAGATTGGGTAAACCACTGGCTTAAGAACAAACCTTTTAAGCAGCGATTCTTTGAAGAATGGCAGATCGAACATCATGACGACTTCCTTGCTTACCCTGTGGGTGGAATGTTTTGGGCAAGGCCTTCGGCTCTCAAGCCGCTGTTAGACAAAACCTACCAATACGATGATTTCCCGGCCGAACCGCTGCCCAATGATGGCTCAGAGCTTCATGCACTTGAACGTTGTATTGGCCTGCTTGCAGAGAAAACCGGTCACAAGCAACTGTTTTATGTACCAGAGTTAGGTTCTTTTACTCATGATAAAAGTTTTGTCTTCTCAAATTATGTGAATACAAAACAGCAACTTATGGATAAGGTCAGACCTTTTGACATCATCTCATTCGATGTGTTTGATACATTGGTACGTCGTAGCCACTTCGTCCCAGATTACGCCAAGCTTAAGTTCGGGCAACAGCTCGAAAAAGAGGGACTGGTCGCCAGCGCCCATGAATTCGTGAAGCTTCGCAACAACGCCGAGTTTGAAGTGCGTAAAGAGACAAACTTCCAAGGCGACGTGAATATTTTTCAAGTCTATGAAAAGCTAGGTCAGCACTTCGACTGGTCAGCCGAGCAAGCGCAGCAATACGCTGAGGTGGAATTTGGTCACGATCTAGCGATGATTGAAAGCAAAGACGAAATCGTAGACATATTAAACACGCTCATTGGCGCAGGAAAAACGGTCTACATTATCTCTGATACTTACTACAGTGAGCATCAAATCGTACTCATGCTGCGTAAAGCAGGGGTCACCAATGGCTATCAGCTTTATGTCTCCTCAGAGATGGGACTGCGCAAAGACAACGGCAGTATGTGGTCATATATGCAAGGTCACCTTAAAAACAAGGGCAGCTTCGTACACATTGGTGACAATGCCGTCGCCGATGCACAAATCCCCGGTGATTTTGGTTTGGCGAACCTCCATATCCTAAACCCACTTGATAAGTGGCAAGCAGCCGGCTTTGATAACCCTCTCGTCGGTAAAGATGAATTAAACGAACGATTAATTGCAAAATGGGGGCCAATGATTAGTAGCTTTGGTCGTTACCCGTTTTTTGGTGAATAA
- a CDS encoding glycosyltransferase 61 family protein, protein MIEMNYQDPVARRVKHDYSLKLKDHITPICGSDISDTRLYQSSFTKFTPRYQIEDNVLLLPYNESYHIPSSGFFEHWAYDKHLNPILIADHYKPVLRGYRDHSQVPIYPFRKNLPKTYLSGSYYYMGMLNPHYGHFIQESITRIWLALKKPGILQENTKFVFHVFSNFTKEAEDKFFQSNLMEFCHALGLQRENITFVREPTIFEHMVIPESSISVSDGNCYLSDEAKHVWNTINRNMSNSNNSGSNPPNKKIYLSRKAVKNPIQGRILENEGEVERFFEISGFDIVTPELLTQKEMQTILSETSFIAGNPGSGLQNSFFIPHAATTLGLTCLPIMRINPGLNHQVNTDLICGHRSLGYCTPDDLISVSSNEIKWRIDIENLERSLELYL, encoded by the coding sequence ATGATTGAAATGAACTACCAAGATCCTGTGGCTCGAAGAGTCAAACATGATTACTCTTTAAAACTTAAAGACCATATTACTCCGATATGTGGTTCAGATATCAGCGATACGCGCCTTTATCAATCTAGTTTTACTAAGTTCACTCCTAGGTACCAAATAGAAGATAACGTTCTACTACTACCTTATAATGAATCTTATCACATCCCTTCTAGCGGTTTTTTCGAGCATTGGGCATATGATAAGCACCTTAACCCAATTCTTATTGCTGATCACTACAAACCTGTGTTGAGAGGATATCGAGATCACTCACAAGTGCCTATTTATCCTTTCCGAAAAAATTTGCCAAAAACTTATTTGAGCGGTAGCTATTACTATATGGGGATGCTCAATCCACACTATGGACACTTTATCCAAGAATCAATTACTCGTATTTGGCTAGCATTGAAGAAACCAGGGATTCTACAAGAAAACACTAAGTTTGTATTCCATGTCTTTAGTAACTTTACTAAAGAAGCTGAGGATAAATTCTTTCAATCCAACTTAATGGAGTTCTGTCATGCACTCGGGTTGCAAAGAGAAAATATCACGTTCGTAAGAGAACCTACGATTTTTGAGCATATGGTTATCCCAGAGTCATCGATCTCTGTAAGCGATGGGAACTGTTATCTATCAGACGAAGCAAAACATGTGTGGAACACAATAAACCGCAACATGTCAAACAGCAATAACAGCGGTTCAAACCCACCTAACAAAAAGATCTATCTAAGTAGAAAAGCGGTGAAAAACCCTATTCAAGGGCGTATCTTGGAGAATGAAGGTGAAGTGGAACGATTTTTTGAAATTTCTGGGTTTGACATTGTTACCCCTGAGCTATTAACCCAAAAAGAGATGCAGACTATTCTATCTGAGACTTCTTTTATAGCGGGAAACCCTGGTTCTGGTCTTCAAAATTCATTTTTCATTCCACACGCAGCGACCACTCTGGGGTTAACTTGCTTGCCTATAATGAGAATTAACCCAGGTCTAAATCACCAAGTAAACACCGACCTGATTTGTGGTCATCGTAGCCTTGGATATTGTACCCCTGATGATTTGATATCAGTATCAAGCAATGAAATAAAATGGCGCATAGACATAGAAAATTTGGAACGTTCACTTGAGTTGTATTTATAA